A stretch of the Ananas comosus cultivar F153 linkage group 14, ASM154086v1, whole genome shotgun sequence genome encodes the following:
- the LOC109719927 gene encoding two-component response regulator ORR4-like, which produces MAVDAEAQFHVLAVDDSLIDRKLIERLLKHSSYQVTTVDSGSKALELLGLRDGVDVGDQADPPSASPDHQEIEVNLIITDYCMPGMTGYDLLKRIKGSSSLKDIPVVIMSSENVPARIDSGQNLEGNQGS; this is translated from the exons ATGGCTGTTGATGCAGAAGCCCAGTTCCATGTTCTTGCTGTTGATGACAGCCTCATTGACAGGAAGCTCATTGAGAGGCTCCTCAAACACTCTTCCTACCaag ttACTACAGTGGATTCTGGGAGCAAGGCATTGGAATTGCTGGGATTGAGGGATGGTGTTGATGTTGGTGATCAAGCTGACCCACCCTCTGCCTCCCCTGATCACCAG GAGATTGAAGTGAATTTGATAATCACTGATTACTGCATGCCTGGAATGACTGGGTATGACCTCCTAAAGAGAATCAAG GGATCATCTTCTTTAAAAGACATCCCAGTTGTGATCATGTCTTCTGAGAACGTGCCTGCCAGAATCGACAG tggTCAAAATCTGGAAGGGAATCAGgggagttga
- the LOC109720734 gene encoding uncharacterized protein LOC109720734 has product MSSTTPWCTTTTTTTTSTISPSSSSSSSSSLLHPFPHNSRAASHRRRRRRFPLLRCCALRRDDGGEVRDRLLPRLLLHDSLDAAGVDTRHARAACEGFQRQIGRLTAIDSTMIIAVSKGADLGRATLHVVEEDDSLVSHSSVPLPVDAFVDRLDDLSMGFCSSAYMPPSGVAPAVFLGNLERYLYVHKGFRRINVMSDARALYLHSVLTCRSGSVVMLSLIYSEMLKMLRIYGFLDFDAEIYFPFDLNSLPRGYEKQKSKISDEPHIMTSKLLLVKILKDLKYAFWPFQYDKSSSLFLRAVRTLNQTVGKSYSSSDNSVSSLEIASAKAAQHRLERGVWTNVRFGDMRRALAACERLILLHDDYRELRDYAVLLYHCGYYEDCLQCLTLYHASMEKESQSDPEDVEGEAVKNLVARLNLILADEGWSKQRTSTSYWNKIYEPW; this is encoded by the exons ATGAGTAGCACCACTCCATGGTGTACTACTACTACCACTACTACTACTAGTACTATTtcaccctcctcctcttcctcttcctcctcctctctgtTACATCCATTTCCACACAATTCTCGCGCCGCTTCTCaccggagaagaagaagaagattccCCCTCCTCCGCTGCTGCGCCCTCCGCCGCGACGACGGAGGCGAAGTGCGGGATCGCCTCCtcccccgcctcctcctccacgACTCCCTCGACGCCGCCGGCGTCGACACGCGCCATGCAAGG GCGGCGTGTGAGGGATTCCAGCGGCAGATTGGACGGCTGACGGCGATCGACAGCACGATGATCATCGCGGTGAGCAAGGGCGCAGACCTGGGGCGCGCAACGCTCCAcgtggtggaggaggacgacTCGCTCGTCTCGCACTCGTCAGTGCCGCTCCCGGTCGACGCATTCGTCGACCGCCTCGACGATCTCTCCATGGGGTTCTGCTCCTCGGCCTACATGCCGCCCTCGGGCGTGGCCCCCGCGGTCTTCCTCGGAAACCTGGAGAGATACTTGTATGTTCACAAG GGATTTCGCAGAATAAATGTTATGTCAGATGCTCGAGCTTTGTATCTTCACTCG GTTTTAACATGTCGATCGGGATCAGTTGTCATGCTGTCGTTAATATACTCAGAAATGCTCAAGATGCTAAGAATCTATGGCTTTCTCGACTTTGATGCAGAGATTTACTTTCCTTTTGATCTCAACAGTCTTCCTAGAGGGTATGAGAAACAAAAGAGCAAAATATCAGATGAGCCTCATATTATGACATCCAAGTTACTTTTGGTGAAG ATCCTAAAAGATCTCAAATATGCTTTCTGGCCATTCCAGTACGATAAGTCAAGCAGTTTATTTCTAAGGGCTGTGCGCACTTTAAACCAAACCGTAGGTAAAAGTTATTCATCATCAGATAACAGTGTGAG TTCTTTAGAGATAGCTTCTGCTAAAGCTGCTCAGCATAGGCTAGAGCGCGGAGTTTGGACTAATGTCCGTTTCGGAGATATGCGGCGTGCATTAGCAG CATGCGAGCGGCTTATACTACTCCACGATGATTATCGCGAACTAAGAGATTATGCTGTTCTTCTATACCACTGCGGATACTACGAAGATTGTTTGCAGTGCTTGACATTATACCATGCTTCAATG GAAAAGGAATCTCAATCTGACCCAGAAGATgttgagggcgaggcagtgaaGAATCTCGTGGCACGACTCAACCTGATTTTAGCAGATGAAGGTTGGAGCAAGCAAAGAACAAGCACGAGTTATTGGAATAAGATCTACGAGCCGTGGTAG